DNA sequence from the bacterium genome:
CGAAGGGGGACGGTTCCATGACGAATCGGAGTCCGGTCGGTCTGTGGCTCAGCGGGATGCTGCTCCTGTCACTGACGGCGGCTTCGGCCTGGGGAGCCAGTCCGACCCCCAAATCGGGCGGCGTCCTCAACGCCATGCACCGCGAGGATCCTCCCAGCCTCAGCATCCACGAGGAAGCCACGGTCTCTGTCAACTGGGGCGTGATGCCGTGCTACAGCAACCTCGTCCTCTTCAACCCGCTCCGCGGCCAGGAAAGCCCCGCCACGATCGTCGGCGAGCTCGCCGAGAAGTGGGCCTGGCGCGACGACGGCAAGACACTGGTCTTCACCCTCCGCAAGGGCGTGCGCTGGCACGACGGCCAGCCCTTCTCGAGCAAGGACGTCAAGTACACTTTCGACGTCGTCCGCGGGGCGCCGGGCACCCCGGCATTGAGGCTGAACCCCCGCAAGGTCTGGTACGCGCAGATCCAAGCCATCGATACGCCGGATCCCGACACGGTCGTCTTTCGGCTCAAGCGACCTCAACCGGCGCTCCTGATGCTGCTGGCCTCAGGGTACTCCCCCGTCTACCCGGCCCATATCCCTGCGGCCGAACTTCGAACCCGCTGCGTTGGCACCGGACCATTCAAGCTCAAGGAGTATCGCCCCGGCGAACTGATCGAGCTCGTCCGCAACCCGGACTACTTCATCAAGGGACGCCCCTACCTCGACGGGATCCGATTCATCATCATCAAAGAGCGCGGCACCCGCATCGCGGCCCTCCAGGCGGGCCGGCTGGACGTCACGATGCCCCAGGAGGGCACCAGAAACGCCGCCGAGCAGCTCAAGAAAGCGATCCCCAGCATGGTGGTCGCGGAGGTCAGCCAGAGTATCAACGATAACCTGCTGATGAACTTCAAGCGACCGCCCTTCACCGACCCCCGCGTCCGGCGGGCCCTGAGCCTGGCGATCGACCGGCGGGCGTACGTGCAGGCCGTCCGGCAGGGCGGCGCCGTCGTCGGGGCCTCGATGCTGCCGCGCCCCTGGGGCGTGTGGGGGCTCGCCCCGGACGACCTCGCCGGCCTGCCCGGGAGCGGTGACCCGGCGAAGCAGAAGGCCGAGGCGCGCCAGCTTCTCTCCGAGGCGGGATTCGGCCCCGGCCACCCGATGCGCCTCGTCGTCAGCACCCGGGCGATTGCGCAGTATATCGACATGGCCACCTTTGTCGTCGACCAGCTGAAGCAGATCGGGGTCGAGGCCACCCTCGACCAGGTCGAGAGCGCGGTGTGGTTCGCGAAGCTCACCCGCGGCGAGTATGAGCTGGGCGCCAACCTGACCGGGGTGAGCGTGGACGATCCCGACTCCAACTTTTACGAAAACTACGTCTGCGGTTCCCCGCGGAACTACTCGCAGTACTGCAACTCCGACGTGGACCGCCTGATCGACGAGCAGTCGCAAATGGCCGACCAGGTGAAGCGCCGGCGGCTCGTTGCGGAGATCCAGAAGAAGCTCGAGCTCGAC
Encoded proteins:
- a CDS encoding ABC transporter substrate-binding protein, producing KGDGSMTNRSPVGLWLSGMLLLSLTAASAWGASPTPKSGGVLNAMHREDPPSLSIHEEATVSVNWGVMPCYSNLVLFNPLRGQESPATIVGELAEKWAWRDDGKTLVFTLRKGVRWHDGQPFSSKDVKYTFDVVRGAPGTPALRLNPRKVWYAQIQAIDTPDPDTVVFRLKRPQPALLMLLASGYSPVYPAHIPAAELRTRCVGTGPFKLKEYRPGELIELVRNPDYFIKGRPYLDGIRFIIIKERGTRIAALQAGRLDVTMPQEGTRNAAEQLKKAIPSMVVAEVSQSINDNLLMNFKRPPFTDPRVRRALSLAIDRRAYVQAVRQGGAVVGASMLPRPWGVWGLAPDDLAGLPGSGDPAKQKAEARQLLSEAGFGPGHPMRLVVSTRAIAQYIDMATFVVDQLKQIGVEATLDQVESAVWFAKLTRGEYELGANLTGVSVDDPDSNFYENYVCGSPRNYSQYCNSDVDRLIDEQSQMADQVKRRRLVAEIQKKLELDGARPILGWSNDYYAMWPYVKNLVPHQSVYNYGRFQEVWLDR